ACGCGCCAACCTTTCGTTGCATGACCGGAATCCCGGGCCGGAACCGGCCTTCCCGAACTGCCTCACAGAAGTCTGCCATATCCTGAATTGTGCCGTCAAATTCGGTGCAGTAGGCGCCCACATCATAGAGGCGATGCGCGTCGCTGCTCGCGGTAGGCCGGAGCCCCAGCGTATCCGCAAGCCCCCGCGCCATTTCCTGTTCGCGGCCAGACAGGTTCACGCTCGCGACTTCTATGCCGTCCAGCGCCATGTGCGCGATACGCTCGTCGTAGCCGAGGCCCGCGCGCGTGGGGTGCGCCGCGACACAGACCCCGCCTAACGCATGGATACGGTCGACAACGCGTTCCGGGTCCTCACCCAACTCGAATTGCCGGGCGTGCTCCGGTTTCAGCCCGTAGACCAGCATGTCGCCGCGAGCCGACGTGTATTCGAACCCGGCCAGCAACAGGAAGCCCGGCGCGCCGGACACGCGC
Above is a genomic segment from Candidatus Hydrogenedentota bacterium containing:
- a CDS encoding PHP domain-containing protein, with protein sequence MSMLLDIHLHTQRHSPCSYIDEFELIRKAIQAGLHGMVITDHHYQWSGEELEGLLRVSGAPGFLLLAGFEYTSARGDMLVYGLKPEHARQFELGEDPERVVDRIHALGGVCVAAHPTRAGLGYDERIAHMALDGIEVASVNLSGREQEMARGLADTLGLRPTASSDAHRLYDVGAYCTEFDGTIQDMADFCEAVREGRFRPGIPVMQRKVGA